AATGCTGTAAAAGAGGTAGTGAGAAAAATCAGGAACTTCCTTCCTTTTTCACCTGCAAAAGAAGGACCACTATCTGATCTTCACAGAACAGGACTGGCATTTGTGAAGACATTTGCTGAAGGAATAAAAGGAGATCCTCTAATCTACAAAGTAAACGCAATGGTAGGAAAACTAAAGTCTATCCTTAGTCCATTTTCTCTTACGCATACATTCCAAGCATTTAAGATTCCTTCTTTTCCGAGATTAACACATACACTTTCTATAATTCCAAAAGTTTTATCTTTTGGACTTCCGAAGCTCAATCAAGTCTTGAATATAATTCCCAACCTCCAAGCTTTTAGACTTCCTAAACTAAAGCAGGAGTTCTCTTTAGTCCCTAAACTTTTTAAATTTTCACAGATAACTGGTATCTTTCCGCAACCATTATTTCCCGAAATGGAGTTTCCTCGTTTACCTGAAATTGAATATTCCAGGGCTACTCAGAAAATAGAAAAGAAAAATACTAACACTGTCTATATCCGACAAATAGTCATTAATACTAATACTCCAATTTCAAATGCCAGAAAATTAGGGAAAGAAATTGCTGAAGAAATAGAAGCTAACTTGCATGTTTCATTTTCTGAATTTGTGGAAGGTATATAAGAATATTATGAAAGGTACTAATCCGATAGATACAACAAAAGTTGGAACACTATACGACGAAAATGGAACACCATACAAAAAAAAATGGAACACCTAACTTTCATAGAACTCTAATACTTCTTGTCCCGATATGTTTTGCAAAGTCCCACTAAATCCCGTAAAATATCACTGGCATGTTCCACGAAGAGAAGTTTTTACAACGGGGACTGCGAATATTAAATAGACCATATAAACCAATAACTTTTACAGGTCTTCAAGAAGCTGACAAACTCTTAAATGACTTAAAGAACTATCCTCATGCTTTTGTTTTAGCGTGCCTCATGGATAGACAGATATCAGCAGAAAGAGCATGGCTTATTCCTTACGAGGTATCAAAAGAAATAGGGAGTTTTCAGTTTAGGGATCTTAGGAAATTAAGCAGAAGGAGAATTCGTCGGATCTTTAAGAAAAAGAGGCTACATAGGTTTAACGAAAGAATGGCAGATATTTTTTTTGAAGCCATCAGGAAAATAGATAGAGATTACGACGGTAATGCAGCCAACATCTGGAGTAGAACTAAATCAAGTGCTACTGTAGTTAGAAGGTTTCTTGAGTTTGAAGGTGCAGGAATAAAAATTGCTACCATGGCAGTAAATATCCTTGTAAGGGATTTTAAAATAAAGACCATAAAAGATCTATCATCAATTGATATTTCTCCTGACTTACAGGTAATGAGAGTTTTTGAGAGAACAGGGCTAATACCAAAAAATTCCAAGAGAGAGGTAGCTGTATACCGCGCAAGAGAACTTAACCCAAGTTATCCTGGAGTTTTTGACTATCCAGTTTGGGAAATTGGTAGGAACTGGTGCAGGTCAAAGAATCCAGACTGTAATAACTGTATACTACAATCCTATTGTCCTAGAATTCTTTAAAGTTTTTAATTTAAAAAAATAAATTCCAATTTTTTGTATAGCAATTAAAAGAGTTTAGAGTTTATATAATATTCCAAAGTTGCCAACTAAAACCATTCGTTAAGCGAGGGAAAAATGGTAAATAGCGAACCATCTTTAAAACAGAAGCTGGGAATTTTGGCTTTAGGGGGAGTTTTACTTTTTTCATTTGTAGGGATTATTTCTCCATTTAAGACTATTGAGTCAGGATACGTTGGAGTAAAGATAACCCTTGGAAAGTATGACGATGAAGAACTAAAACCTGGTCTTCACTTTAAACTTCCTGTAATTCAGAAGATAAAGGAAGTTGATGTGAAAGTTCACACAATTAACTACAAGGGAGAACGCGACCTACAGGACGAAGGAGGGGTTATCAACAAGCCTGCAATTACCGTTCTTGATGAAAGGGGACTGCCGATAGAAGTTGAACTTACAGTTCAGTATAGACTTTTACCTTCGGAAGTATCAGAAACCCTTCAAACGTGGGGAGACAACTGGGAAGAAAAGCTTGTCAATCCTGTAGTTAGAGAAGTTGTGAGGGATGTAATAGGACATTATCCAGCAGAGGTAATACCAACAAAAAGACCAGAAATTGCAACAAAAATTGAAGAAGGTATAAGAAAAGAAATAAAGAAACAAAGTAAGGGAGCCGTTCAGGTTGTAGGTGTTCAGCTTAGAAACATTCTTCTTCCACCAGAGATTCAGAGAAAGATAAAGGAAGTTCAACTTGCAAAACAGGAAGCTGAAAGAATGAAATATGTTGAGGAACAAGCAAGGCGGGAACAGGAAGTTAGAAAAATTCAAGCAGAAACTGAGAAAATTCAAAAGGTAATAAAAGCTCAAGCAGAAGCTGAGGAAAGAATAATCAGGGCAAAAGCGGAAGCTGAAGCAAGGCTAAAGAAAGCTGAAGCTGAAGCAAAAGCAAACGAAATG
The window above is part of the Desulfurobacteriaceae bacterium genome. Proteins encoded here:
- a CDS encoding iron-sulfur cluster loop; the protein is MFHEEKFLQRGLRILNRPYKPITFTGLQEADKLLNDLKNYPHAFVLACLMDRQISAERAWLIPYEVSKEIGSFQFRDLRKLSRRRIRRIFKKKRLHRFNERMADIFFEAIRKIDRDYDGNAANIWSRTKSSATVVRRFLEFEGAGIKIATMAVNILVRDFKIKTIKDLSSIDISPDLQVMRVFERTGLIPKNSKREVAVYRARELNPSYPGVFDYPVWEIGRNWCRSKNPDCNNCILQSYCPRIL
- a CDS encoding SPFH domain-containing protein; translation: MVNSEPSLKQKLGILALGGVLLFSFVGIISPFKTIESGYVGVKITLGKYDDEELKPGLHFKLPVIQKIKEVDVKVHTINYKGERDLQDEGGVINKPAITVLDERGLPIEVELTVQYRLLPSEVSETLQTWGDNWEEKLVNPVVREVVRDVIGHYPAEVIPTKRPEIATKIEEGIRKEIKKQSKGAVQVVGVQLRNILLPPEIQRKIKEVQLAKQEAERMKYVEEQARREQEVRKIQAETEKIQKVIKAQAEAEERIIRAKAEAEARLKKAEAEAKANEMLSKSITPNVLKWKELMVEEKIAESLEKNPNVKLFLNVPQSGNFHMWLKQ